ATATTTTATCGACGAGATCGCACGGCGCACCCCAGTTCTCGTATCAATAATTATCTTTGTAtcaattagtaattatatagtaaatatttataatggaaCTTGACGATATCTTAAGCTTGCAGTTTTGAAGTTTAGATGTCTCGCTCATATTTGCTGTTAATTTCACGGTTAATAAAACTTTGAATTCATCATCACTACGCAAACGTGACGTCAATATAAATTAACCAATTAATATGCAATTTTTAATGACATGACCTTGCTTAAAAGAGTCAGACAATGATGTTAGGAAATAAGTATAATCTTTACTAATGttgataaagaggtaaagtttgtaagtttataTGGGTAATctctagcaagttcgttgataacactcccatgatatgcgggcgacgggcggaaagactgcgcgggtgtgcaATCGTGCGTGCAGGGACGTGCATCAGtagtgggtttttcattcatcgctacactcccaccgccccgcgcgcaacatcgggagtgttacgaacaaagttgccaagctataatagaaccgattttgtaaattatcTTACCAATTGAAAGCCACAAGAACAAAAACTAGGCGGGTGACAGCATGGGGCGTCtgctattatttatatatgacaccgtaaaattgtaaatgccgttagattataatctatctggcgagattgtgaaccgcaacatacTCCAACTTGGACTCCGGTTCAAGTTGGAGTATgtagcttgactacaatctcacctaagcgGTAAGTGAAaaatggaatctaagatggaagcgggctaacttgttatgaggaggatgaaaattcacacccctttcggtttctacactacaggaacgctaattcgcttcgcagtacgtctttgccggtagggtggtatctagccacagccgaagtctcccaccagacagacctggaccaaaacCAAACGCATGCACACAAAGTTAAGttagtttattattgttttggtatttttaatatttttttaccgtttgcattttatccattaattactaGTATATATAATGCAGTGCAATGAGTTTATTTTTCCACCTAGATGAGAAAAGACAGAAATTGTTCAAGCGGAAAGTCCAGATTTTAGCCGACTTTAGGCTCTCAGCTAGccaaaaactatattttattatgacagACTTACACTACAAGTTGGCATATCTGTAGATACTTTAACAGCCTACTTACCAGTTCACACTAGTTTAGTCCGGATTACTTATTTCAAACTACGCGCAATTgcttattgatatttttttattttccctaTACACActtaaagattaaaataaattaattaatattcaactAGAAAACCCAGAACCGTAAGATTTTACACGTTTTTCTTAAATGTAGAATAACTAAACATAATTTATACTTAGTGATTGCGCGTGGCACGGTAGCCCATGTACTAAAAAAGcaagtttttgttttaattctatCATTAAACTTGTAAactatgttataaatataatatagtcatTAAATCTATAAGTAATCGTTTTAGAAGTCcaatactaaaatttaaatattcagttactattattataaagctacaGAGTTTGTTCATTTGTGTTTTAAACGTGCTAATCTTAGAACCTAGTGGttcgaataaaaaatattgttgtgttGAATAgtccatttataaaaataaaaaaaaattaatgaaacgaaaaaaaaactttgatcatgatcaaacgtgttcatacaaactgcatctataaaatcgatgttttgtgttaaaattacacgagtgtgtattacgatttaaaatttatagttgtgtgtgtAAGGACACAGGTTATAGTATTGGTGttttgatgtgtgagtttacctcgtcctcctcaaaaaacgacagacatttTTGTGAACTTCAGTGCGATGTAATTCCAATTGGTCTTTAAATCGCATCGGTTGCATACACTGCATAAAcggttaaaattacaaatattaaaaaaaacctgatGCAAAACTCCGAGCTTACTGATACCTTCTTGTAAGAACAGCTCAATGTTTCATAGCCGGACCTCGTGAACAAAACCACTGGTGATCCAAGCCACTGATGATCCAATCCACTGGTCGTCCGAACCACGGGTGAAGTAAACAAAAAACTTGTTGCGGTCGTGTGACGTTGCCTATATTTGACAACATTTTGCGGTTTTCTGTTTTATAAACACAAGTTTTATTTCTCTTTGTTCAAAGTAATGAGTAGCTGTATTAGGTAAGATAAGTAGTCATTATGAAGACAATCAGTTTGATTAGATATTCAAAACATTattctacatattataaaaataaactaaacatcGTTTTATTGatatctagcggacgcccacgaatCGTTAGCAAGAAGATCAGTATTTCATAAATTACGCGAGAACTATGGATTTTACGGGATAGAAATAGCTTATAAtgtgttgctcaataaccttctcTATCCACCAACGAAAATTCCGTTTaaatcgattcagccgttcCATAGATTATTCCGGACAAAAAGATAGAAAgacaaaaaagtttaaaaaagcttgattatgttttagtatcgagTAAGTAATATGCACTTGAGATAACAaatttatcttgaaatcacagactttaaaaaaaatatttttttttgaagaacacTTTATTACTATAGGTCACATATAATTATTTGTCGTCCCATCGCAataaaagagagagcgatatttttgaATCGGTCGCTACTTGTCGAcaatgtctttttctctttGTATCTTCGTCgatgataaaaaaaacactgaataataattaaatagtgtCAAAATTGTAAGGAAAAACGAATTTGCATATCAATTAACTGTAAAGTCATTACAATCAGTCAATTACCatgaatttaaatacattaaaacttaaaagtacACTTGTAAACTAATTACTTAGCTGGTTTGTGATAATCAGAATATAATTGTGTATTATGTTCCTTCCCTTACACCCTACGTAGAAATTGCAAACggttcgaaaattataaaaaatatgagcaTGACACTCGTTATAGACTGGTCACGTGGCCGATCGGATCTCTCAATcccacacgtttttttttttaattttcgaattgTTAACGTTCATAGTGTGTGAATCGAAGTGCCTCATGGCTACATTCCCAGTACTAATGCCAAGATTTTCATTACAAATAACGAAAATTTAAGTGTTGGTCCATGTGCTTACAGTAATTTTCaagatattaaaacacaaataaacatttttaagctattgcatagcttttatcgcgggcttcgAGTGCGGCGACCTAATCAAgtaattccgtaacgaaaataagcCTAACACCcaaatcgtgatagcccagtggacttatcacactaatattataaaggcgaaagttggctgaaatttggaatagaaatagattttactctggattaacacataggctacttttcatcccggaaaaatccatggttcccgcgggatttgtaaaaaactgaattccacgcggacgacgtcgcgggcgtgcgctagtattttataatggCTCAAGTACATCCCTTCAAAGCAAGATCAAACTTTAAGGGTTACCGTGTCTGACGATTgatatgatttctcatgatttcctatataaattaaaaaaaattataagttcctgaattttataaactattcatttaataattttatataggtactttattcttttattaacattgtcTGGTAGAAAGCTTAATACCTACTAGTTCATTACATGAAAGCATTTTTACTACTAGATtacttctatttatttttttatcagaaTATTGACTAACAAATGtctaataatgttttgtaaaatataactgCAAAGTGGGAGCACCAGTGTAAACTCTTCGAACACCACATCTCACTCGCAAAACATTGCttattcattttcagaaagaaAACTGTAAGATCTATATGTCGTTAGCTCGTTggttacaaattgtgtattgcacaagctgtttaaataaattgctAACCTACAACACTTGTAAAGTACGAGCAGGTATCTGTTTCTTAatcgatttattttaaatattgttttaagttttcatttaatttaacaacATGTATAAGACATATGACGAGTAAATAAACCTCTGTTATACCTACACGGTGTATTGACCAGACTTAAATCCGTTATGTACAAATACCTAATACCTTAATGGCATTCCTAGTTAGTACAGCTTTTGTTCACTTGAAGGAGAAAGGGAATTCGTATTGTAGTTAAACACTACATAGCTTAAACAAAATACGTACCTGATATGATTATAAAAACATGAGAAGCAAATCTAGACAGTCATTCTGTGACTTTTGAATGTAGTTTCAATATTGTACCCACAAAACGCTAGGTTACCTACCAACTTTAGGGCTTTCATTGTAATAATACAACACTAACATTATTACTTATAAGGCTATAAAATTAAGACATTTAAGCTTTTGCtatttggaaaaaataaaagttgtcgttgaaataaattaacgcCGAAAGAGCAACaatgtttcattttaataatttaatttttttttttattttttacaagttagcccttgactacaatctcacctgatggtaagtgatgatgcagtcttgttaggaggaggatgaaaatccacacccctttcggtttcgtaccgaaacgctaaatcgcttggcgatacgtctttgtcggtagggtggtaactagccacggccgaagcctcccaccagccagacctggacaaattaagaaaatctcaatctgcccagccggggatcgaacccaggacctccgtcttgtaaatccaccgcgcataccactgcgccacggaggccgtcaaaatcaaattaaatatgaaattatgacaataaaaatacgaaagcaataaaataattgagGCTTCGAAAATATATTgtcaatgtacctactcgtagtactGGTTACTAGTTATTATCCTAACAgtttaatttaagtaggtacaaataGTTGTACATTAGGTAcaagacttaaaaaaaaatcattttttaaaagctaaaaTAACACAATCATATATCCATAATATCAAACCCTGGTAATTTTAAGATCTGATGAGGGGCAAGTAAGTTATCGTATAtcgataaaaactttttaacaaaaatatttaaccgacttcaaactacaaaaatatactaaaaatcgaaaaataacatcgtatgtgctaccttctgatcacttttaaggaggtgccaagccagtggcgtattaattaaaaccgcttctaaaagaaccacaagatagaaccgtctgaaaatcctaaaactttataatttaaacgactttaattaatacatcactatgttggcactgccttcaaagtgatcagaagcacatacgatgttaattttcgctttttaatatttttgtggattgaagtcggttgaatttttttgttataaagtattaatttttctgtttttagtgtgttttGGCATAtcgaacgaaagcgccacagtaagGTCAacttcgttattttcattttaacacaaaattactgaacaaattttaataaaaattaaatgggactaatctgggAGGGCGCTGCAGTGCGTTAACAGTAACATATGTTCCTTATTAaaagtgtatttaaaaattataaatgtgcaagTTTACGGTTCTTTTCATGATATACGTATAGAATAGTGGACAATACGCTAGTGAAAGTGTTATTAGCAACATTCGACGGATAAAAGAGTGAAAAAAGTGCATAAACACAGACACTGTTTACTCGCCAACCGTTTGAAAATACAGTAAACAAACTCCTTGTGCTCGAATAATTTGATGtcatttgcaaaaataaaattattggacACTGTGTTCCTGTGTTAATAGTGTTATTAAACATTAACACAAAGCGAAATCACAAAATTGAAAACATATGATACATAACTACCTCAAGTGAAGTGAATAGAGGGTCAAAAATTAAATGCACGTCAAGTAAACGTCAAGTATAACAATAGCGACGATATCGATAACAAAATTCACCATATCTATTAAGTTGACTGGTGGCGTAATTGGAACTACTCTTGACTCCCGCATTCGAGTCCCACGGTTCAAACCCCGGTCTGAGAAattgtttttctgtttttaatttatttcttcggttttttatataataatggaTAACATattacaacttttaaaaaagATTCAAGAAGATCTGAATGAAACTAAAGAAAGTGTTCGAAATAGCGAAATCAACTTGTTAAACAAAATTAACGAGACATTCGACCATGTACAAAGCAAGCTGCAAAGCTTAGAAGATACTGTTAGTTCACAGGAGCAACGACTAGACCTACTTGAAAAACGAGTCAGAGAAAGGAACATCGTTATTTTCGGTGTGCAAGAAAAAGAGCGAAACTACGATGAACTAAACAAGATTATTCTTGACCTTTTTAATGATGTTATGAAAATAAGCTGTACAGATTTGGATATACAGTCCTTAAGAAGAATAGgcaaaaaaagcgaaaaaataaGACCAGTTATTGTAACATTTTctacattaaaaagaaagatcGAGATTTTACGAAACAAAAAATCATTAGAAACTCAAAACTGCTATATTAAAGAAGACTTTCCGCCCAATATCCTGGCAAAGAGACGGGAACTCCAAAACAAAGCTAAAGAAGAGAGGGAAAAAGGGAAAAAAGTATTCATAAAATAtgacaaactaattattattccaCCAAAAGAAGCTACAAACAGAGCCAACAAAAGGAACCATT
This genomic interval from Bicyclus anynana chromosome Z, ilBicAnyn1.1, whole genome shotgun sequence contains the following:
- the LOC128199747 gene encoding uncharacterized protein LOC128199747 → MDNILQLLKKIQEDLNETKESVRNSEINLLNKINETFDHVQSKLQSLEDTVSSQEQRLDLLEKRVRERNIVIFGVQEKERNYDELNKIILDLFNDVMKISCTDLDIQSLRRIGKKSEKIRPVIVTFSTLKRKIEILRNKKSLETQNCYIKEDFPPNILAKRRELQNKAKEEREKGKKVFIKYDKLIIIPPKEATNRANKRNHSGSPPEKYTRHGIYNKESTQIQKKNTLTSYWNNKHGQTSTRKEKFSTADSATASCSGTNK